The Candidatus Neomarinimicrobiota bacterium genome contains a region encoding:
- the rpoB gene encoding DNA-directed RNA polymerase subunit beta has translation MSGLIQRKSFSRISRVLDIPDLLSIQLDSFNEFLQLDKKTEERENIGLEQAFRTIFPIEDSHNTFALDYVSYSIGKPRYSEKECLERGISYAAPLKAKLILKIAEEDAEPGVYSESIEQEVFLGNIPFMTNRGTFIINGAERVIVSQLQRSPGVFFNDARHPNGSILYNARIIPFRGSWVDITTDIFDAIYVTIDRRKKFPVSILLRAVGFDSDYDILKQFDVLKEVNVSNKIIGMTLVQSILNPDTGEVILAAGVSEDDRVVLEASHVKMLKEAGVKKIDVVDPNKEIDLKLLANSIRREKDKMDPERLTEGGPNQEDALFYLYRNLRNGDPPNLETAQKFVEKLFFSPKKYDLGKVGRYRMNKKFNMNVPLDNTVITPDDFIYIVQHLIKMRRGDKLSDDIDHLGNRRVRTVGEQLANQFSIAFTRMSRTIRDRMNIHRAENLTPQELVNSRIITSVINTFFGTSQMSQFMDQTNPLAELTHKRRLSALGPGGLTRERAGFEVRDVHYTHYGRLCPIETPEGPNIGLISSLASYAVVNRLGFIETPYRKTRVKDGKVYVTKEIEYLSADDEDRSVIAQANALLNKDNSFALDVVKCRKGADYPAVAPEKVNYMDVAPIQIVSAAASLIPFLEHDDANRALMGSNMQRQSVPLLTPSTPIVGTGMEGIIAADSRAIVVADTDGVIEYVDANKIILRPLEGFDASVSLDENEGRYVYHLKKYQRTNQDTAINQRPIVRKNQVVKKGQPLADGTSTNKGELALGRNVLVAFMPWRGYNFEDAIVLSERMVKEDIFTSVHVKEVELEVRETKRGSEELTREIPNVSEEATKNIEENGIIRVGAQVKSGDILIGKVTPKGETDPTPEEKLLRAIFGEKAGDVKDASKRAAPGTSGVVIDTRLFVRKGKESRRDEKIKIEKLDEELRRRLAALKGKLTRKLLALLEGHACTGIYDKGGNAIVAEGREWNADIFENMDFRRVNLDKPWIKDDKQYQKVLRLIRNYQDVQQNIQYEIDNEKFKVKAGDDLQPGVLQLAKVYIASKRKIQVGDKMAGRHGNKGVVSIIVPEEDMPYLPDGTPVDIVLNPLGVPSRMNLGQLYETMLGWAGKELGIYYETPVFDGARYSDVQEELKKAGLPENGKSELYDGRTGEKIYDTVAVGQIYMMKLAHMIEDKMHARSTGPYSLITQQPLGGKAQFGGQRFGEMEVWALEAYGAAYTLQEVLTVKSDDVDGRSRVYNAIVKGENLPDYGMPESFNVLLKELQGLGLEVDLL, from the coding sequence CTGTCAGGACTTATACAGCGGAAATCTTTCTCCCGCATTTCAAGGGTTTTGGATATCCCCGATCTGCTGAGCATTCAGCTCGATTCATTTAATGAATTTTTGCAGTTGGATAAAAAAACCGAAGAACGGGAGAATATTGGCCTGGAACAGGCCTTCAGAACGATTTTTCCCATTGAGGATTCCCATAATACCTTTGCACTGGATTATGTAAGCTACTCAATAGGGAAACCACGCTATTCCGAAAAAGAATGTCTGGAAAGGGGTATCTCCTATGCTGCCCCCTTAAAGGCAAAATTAATTTTAAAAATCGCCGAAGAAGATGCTGAACCCGGAGTATACTCCGAGAGTATTGAACAGGAAGTTTTTCTGGGCAATATTCCCTTTATGACTAACCGGGGCACTTTCATTATCAACGGAGCTGAACGTGTTATTGTCAGTCAGCTTCAACGCTCTCCCGGTGTTTTCTTTAATGATGCACGCCATCCCAATGGTTCTATCCTCTATAATGCCCGTATTATCCCTTTCAGAGGCTCCTGGGTCGATATAACAACAGATATTTTCGATGCGATTTATGTCACCATTGACAGGCGGAAAAAATTCCCTGTGTCCATACTCCTCCGCGCTGTTGGCTTTGATTCCGATTATGATATACTGAAACAGTTCGACGTGTTGAAAGAAGTTAATGTATCAAATAAAATTATTGGGATGACCCTGGTTCAAAGCATTTTGAATCCCGATACAGGAGAAGTTATCCTGGCGGCCGGAGTCTCTGAAGACGACCGTGTCGTTCTTGAAGCTTCACATGTTAAAATGCTGAAAGAAGCCGGTGTTAAAAAAATTGATGTGGTTGATCCCAATAAGGAAATTGACCTGAAACTTCTGGCCAATTCCATCCGCCGAGAAAAGGATAAAATGGATCCGGAACGACTGACTGAAGGAGGGCCGAATCAGGAAGACGCCCTTTTCTATCTATACCGGAACCTGAGGAACGGAGATCCGCCGAATCTGGAAACCGCCCAGAAATTTGTGGAAAAACTCTTTTTCAGTCCGAAAAAATATGACCTGGGTAAAGTGGGACGCTATCGGATGAACAAAAAGTTCAATATGAATGTCCCCCTTGACAATACAGTCATTACCCCCGATGATTTTATCTACATTGTTCAACACCTGATCAAAATGCGTCGCGGAGATAAGCTTTCTGATGATATCGACCATCTGGGGAACCGGCGTGTGAGAACCGTTGGCGAACAGCTTGCCAACCAGTTTTCCATTGCCTTTACCCGAATGTCACGGACAATCCGGGACCGGATGAATATCCACCGGGCTGAAAACCTGACACCTCAGGAATTGGTGAACAGCCGGATTATCACATCGGTGATTAACACCTTTTTCGGTACTTCTCAAATGTCCCAGTTTATGGACCAGACCAATCCTCTGGCTGAGCTGACACACAAGCGTCGTTTATCTGCTCTGGGGCCGGGAGGGCTGACCCGTGAACGAGCCGGTTTTGAGGTCCGGGACGTGCATTACACTCACTACGGACGCCTGTGTCCCATCGAAACCCCGGAAGGACCTAATATTGGTCTGATTTCTTCACTGGCTTCCTATGCCGTTGTTAACCGCCTGGGCTTTATTGAAACACCCTACCGGAAAACACGTGTCAAGGATGGAAAAGTTTATGTGACAAAAGAAATTGAATATCTGTCTGCTGATGATGAAGACAGAAGTGTGATTGCCCAGGCAAATGCTCTTCTTAATAAGGATAATTCCTTTGCCCTGGACGTGGTAAAGTGCCGGAAAGGTGCCGATTATCCTGCCGTTGCACCGGAAAAAGTGAATTACATGGACGTGGCACCGATTCAGATTGTCAGTGCCGCTGCCAGTTTGATTCCTTTTCTGGAACATGATGACGCCAACCGTGCTCTTATGGGGAGTAATATGCAGCGCCAGTCTGTACCACTGCTCACTCCCAGTACCCCCATTGTGGGAACGGGTATGGAAGGTATTATTGCAGCAGACAGCCGGGCGATTGTTGTGGCGGATACGGATGGTGTTATTGAATATGTGGATGCCAATAAAATTATTCTCAGGCCCCTGGAAGGATTCGATGCTTCCGTATCCCTCGATGAAAATGAGGGTCGTTATGTCTACCATCTGAAAAAATACCAGAGGACCAACCAGGATACGGCGATCAATCAGCGGCCGATTGTCAGGAAAAATCAGGTAGTGAAAAAAGGGCAACCCCTTGCTGACGGTACTTCCACCAATAAAGGAGAACTGGCCCTGGGCCGGAATGTCCTGGTGGCTTTTATGCCCTGGCGCGGCTATAATTTTGAGGATGCCATTGTCCTCAGTGAACGGATGGTGAAAGAGGATATCTTCACATCTGTCCACGTGAAGGAAGTGGAATTGGAAGTCCGGGAAACCAAACGGGGAAGCGAAGAACTGACACGCGAAATCCCCAATGTCTCGGAAGAAGCCACAAAGAATATTGAGGAAAACGGTATTATCCGAGTAGGCGCCCAAGTGAAATCCGGGGATATTCTGATTGGTAAAGTTACTCCCAAGGGAGAAACGGATCCCACACCGGAAGAGAAACTGCTCCGGGCAATCTTCGGTGAAAAAGCCGGGGATGTGAAGGATGCATCCAAACGGGCTGCGCCGGGGACATCCGGTGTGGTCATTGATACCCGTCTCTTTGTCCGTAAAGGGAAAGAATCCCGCAGGGATGAAAAAATAAAAATCGAAAAACTTGATGAAGAATTGAGACGCCGTCTGGCAGCTCTTAAAGGTAAGTTAACCCGGAAGCTCCTGGCACTCCTTGAGGGACATGCCTGCACCGGTATCTACGATAAAGGTGGGAATGCCATTGTGGCTGAAGGCCGCGAATGGAATGCCGATATCTTTGAAAATATGGATTTCCGACGTGTGAATCTGGATAAACCCTGGATCAAGGATGACAAACAATACCAGAAAGTGTTGAGACTGATACGGAATTACCAGGATGTCCAGCAGAATATTCAATACGAAATCGATAATGAAAAGTTCAAGGTTAAAGCCGGTGACGACCTTCAACCGGGTGTGCTCCAGTTGGCCAAGGTTTATATCGCCAGCAAACGGAAAATCCAGGTAGGAGATAAGATGGCCGGCCGGCACGGAAATAAGGGTGTTGTTTCCATTATCGTGCCCGAAGAGGATATGCCCTATCTGCCGGACGGAACCCCTGTGGATATCGTTCTGAATCCCCTGGGTGTGCCTTCTCGTATGAACCTTGGACAGTTGTACGAAACCATGCTGGGCTGGGCCGGCAAAGAACTGGGTATCTATTATGAAACACCGGTTTTTGACGGAGCCCGTTATAGTGATGTGCAGGAAGAATTGAAGAAGGCCGGTTTGCCGGAGAATGGCAAGAGCGAATTGTACGATGGAAGAACCGGTGAAAAAATCTACGATACAGTTGCTGTGGGACAGATTTACATGATGAAGCTGGCTCACATGATTGAAGATAAAATGCATGCAAGATCAACCGGTCCCTATTCATTGATTACGCAGCAGCCATTGGGTGGTAAAGCCCAGTTCGGCGGACAGCGTTTCGGTGAAATGGAAGTCTGGGCCCTTGAAGCATACGGTGCCGCTTATACTTTACAAGAAGTTCTCACCGTTAAATCCGATGATGTGGATGGCAGATCCCGTGTTTATAATGCCATCGTCAAAGGGGAAAACCTCCCCGATTACGGTATGCCGGAATCATTTAACGTGTTGCTGAAAGAACTTCAGGGACTGGGCCTGGAAGTGGATCTGCTGTAA